Proteins encoded together in one Polypterus senegalus isolate Bchr_013 chromosome 16, ASM1683550v1, whole genome shotgun sequence window:
- the LOC120516414 gene encoding calmodulin-alpha-like produces the protein MADQLTPEQVAEFKEAFFLFDKDGDGTITAQELGTVMRSLGQTPSDQELQDLINSADVDGNGLIDFSEFLTMMAKKMKDADVEEEIREAFKVFDKDGDGSISAAELHLAMKNLGEKLTEDEIYEMIGEADIDGDGQISFEEFSLICKKCGLLAKEAD, from the coding sequence ATGGCTGACCAGCTGACCCCTGAGCAGGTTGCAGAATTCAAGGAGGCTTTCTTCTTGTTTGACAAGGATGGTGATGGTACCATTACTGCCCAAGAGCTGGGGACGGTCATGAGATCCCTGGGGCAGACCCCTTCAGATCAAGAGCTACAGGACCTCATCAATTCAGCAGATGTAGATGGCAATGGTCTTATTGATTTTTCCGAATTCTTGACCATGATggctaaaaaaatgaaagacgctGATGTGGAAGAAGAAATCCGTGAAGCATTTAAGGTGTTTGACAAAGATGGAGATGGGTCCATCAGTGCTGCCGAGTTGCACCTAGCCATGAAAAACCTAGGGGAGAAATTAACAGAGGACGAAATCTATGAAATGATCGGGGAAGCAGACATTGATGGAGACGGACAGATAAGCTTTGAAGAATTTTCTCTGATTTGCAAAAAGTGTGGCCTACTGGCTAAAGAGGCAGACTAG